In Dioscorea cayenensis subsp. rotundata cultivar TDr96_F1 unplaced genomic scaffold, TDr96_F1_v2_PseudoChromosome.rev07_lg8_w22 25.fasta BLBR01000432.1, whole genome shotgun sequence, a genomic segment contains:
- the LOC120254401 gene encoding 2-methoxy-6-polyprenyl-1,4-benzoquinol methylase, mitochondrial-like isoform X9: MMMMMMALLRSGSSKILPRYQPSILPRFLHSHATSFGFKQDEKSKLVVNVFSTVASTYDLMNDLISTSLHRLWKDRLVSLLHPFAGMKHLDVAGGKGDVAFRVLERMNSVSNKALQERLADTEEVTKIFVCDINPNMLNVGKKRAIERVFSGFGEDRSLHWVEGDAEALSFADGSMDGYTIAFRIRNVTHIEKALSEAYRVLKRGGRFLCLELSHVELPVFKQIYDYYSFSIIPAMGELVAGDRASYQYLVESIRRFPNQW, from the exons atgatgatgatgatgatggcgtTGCTGCGAAGCGGCTCTTCCAAAATCCTCCCAAGATATCAACCTTCTATTCTTCCTCGATTCCTCCATTCTCATGCAACCAGCTTCG GATTCAAGCAAGATGAGAAAAGCAAATTGGTCGTTAATGTTTTCAGCACTGTCGCTTCAACTTACGATCTCATGAATGACCTGATCAGCACCAGCTTGCACAGGCTGTGGAAGGACAG ATTGGTTTCATTGTTGCATCCTTTTGCTGGAATGAAGCATCTTGATGTGGCCGGAGGCAAAG GAGATGTTGCCTTTCGTGTTCTTGAGCGTATGAATAGCGTTAGTAATAAAGCCTTACAGGAAAGATTAGCTGATACAGAAGAAGTGACAAAAATATTCGTATGTGACATCAACCCAAACATGTTGAATGTTGGCAAAAAGCGTGCCATTGAGAGAG TCTTTTCAGGGTTTGGTGAAGATCGTTCTCTTCATTGGGTAGAGGGAGATGCTGAAGCTTTAAGTTTTGCTGATGGGTCAATGGATGGCTATACTATTGCATTCAGGATAAGAAATGTAACACACATTGAGAAAGCACTCTCAGAAGCTTACAG ggtGCTGAAACGAGGAGGAAGGTTTCTTTGCCTAGAGCTGAGCCATGTGGAACTTCCTGTCTTCAAACAAAT TTACGACTACTACTCATTTTCAATCATTCCAGCTATGGGAGAGTTAGTGGCTGGTGACAGAGCTTCTTATCAATACCTAGTTGAGAGTATTCGCCGGTTCCCTAACCAG TGGTGA
- the LOC120254401 gene encoding 2-methoxy-6-polyprenyl-1,4-benzoquinol methylase, mitochondrial-like isoform X8 gives MMMMMMALLRSGSSKILPRYQPSILPRFLHSHATSFGFKQDEKSKLVVNVFSTVASTYDLMNDLISTSLHRLWKDRLVSLLHPFAGMKHLDVAGGKGDVAFRVLERMNSVSNKALQERLADTEEVTKIFVCDINPNMLNVGKKRAIERVFSGFGEDRSLHWVEGDAEALSFADGSMDGYTIAFRIRNVTHIEKALSEAYRVLKRGGRFLCLELSHVELPVFKQIYDYYSFSIIPAMGELVAGDRASYQYLVESIRRFPNQC, from the exons atgatgatgatgatgatggcgtTGCTGCGAAGCGGCTCTTCCAAAATCCTCCCAAGATATCAACCTTCTATTCTTCCTCGATTCCTCCATTCTCATGCAACCAGCTTCG GATTCAAGCAAGATGAGAAAAGCAAATTGGTCGTTAATGTTTTCAGCACTGTCGCTTCAACTTACGATCTCATGAATGACCTGATCAGCACCAGCTTGCACAGGCTGTGGAAGGACAG ATTGGTTTCATTGTTGCATCCTTTTGCTGGAATGAAGCATCTTGATGTGGCCGGAGGCAAAG GAGATGTTGCCTTTCGTGTTCTTGAGCGTATGAATAGCGTTAGTAATAAAGCCTTACAGGAAAGATTAGCTGATACAGAAGAAGTGACAAAAATATTCGTATGTGACATCAACCCAAACATGTTGAATGTTGGCAAAAAGCGTGCCATTGAGAGAG TCTTTTCAGGGTTTGGTGAAGATCGTTCTCTTCATTGGGTAGAGGGAGATGCTGAAGCTTTAAGTTTTGCTGATGGGTCAATGGATGGCTATACTATTGCATTCAGGATAAGAAATGTAACACACATTGAGAAAGCACTCTCAGAAGCTTACAG ggtGCTGAAACGAGGAGGAAGGTTTCTTTGCCTAGAGCTGAGCCATGTGGAACTTCCTGTCTTCAAACAAAT TTACGACTACTACTCATTTTCAATCATTCCAGCTATGGGAGAGTTAGTGGCTGGTGACAGAGCTTCTTATCAATACCTAGTTGAGAGTATTCGCCGGTTCCCTAACCAG TGCTGA